From a region of the Bacteroidota bacterium genome:
- a CDS encoding SBBP repeat-containing protein: MKKVLLISTAVLALTTAHKQTDAQSLNCLWAKSAGGIQTQGWDAGYGTAIDNSGNIYVTGEFSSPSITFGSITLTNTSSGYGDFYLVKYDANGNVLWAKSASGNGRDLGAGVSTDNNGNVYVTGNFNSTSITFGSTTLTKNGISNLFIVKYDSQGNILIAKSFGSWWETAHGIYVSGNGNIYITGNFESNSVTFGSYTINSANSNTQDVFVAKFDSQINALWAKGNGGNGDDFAHSVTADNNGNVYITGEFRSTTLSFGSTTLNASSTTNTDFFIAGYDNAGNSLWAKRAGNTSYSQFGNSITSDINGNIYVTGEFQGSTILLDTISLITDNGVTFVAKYNSSGNVLWAKVSGQAWQTSGGGMGYGICTDQNGNIYLTGEFLGTITFGTDTITSAGSMDIYFAKYDSFGNAIWAVRTGGNGTDEGLNCSADANGNVVATGIFSAPSITFGSTTLTNADNTGNTYDIFIVKFNGVVGIEENYFYNSINIFPNPFSTQTTLQTDNLLHNATLTVDNCFGQTVAQIKNLRGQTITFNRDNLASGLYFVRLTEENKTISVDKLVITE; encoded by the coding sequence ATGAAAAAAGTTTTACTCATCTCGACAGCAGTTCTCGCGCTGACAACTGCGCACAAGCAGACAGATGCACAATCACTAAATTGTCTTTGGGCAAAAAGCGCAGGAGGAATACAAACACAAGGTTGGGATGCTGGTTATGGAACTGCGATAGATAATAGCGGAAATATATATGTGACAGGAGAATTTTCGAGCCCCTCAATAACTTTTGGAAGTATTACTTTAACAAATACAAGTTCGGGATATGGTGATTTTTATCTTGTAAAATATGACGCGAATGGAAATGTACTTTGGGCGAAATCCGCAAGCGGAAATGGACGAGATTTAGGCGCAGGTGTTTCAACTGACAATAACGGTAATGTATATGTGACGGGGAATTTCAATAGCACTTCAATTACTTTTGGTTCAACCACACTAACAAAAAATGGTATTTCAAATCTTTTTATTGTCAAATATGATTCTCAAGGCAATATTCTTATAGCAAAAAGTTTCGGTTCATGGTGGGAGACTGCTCATGGCATCTATGTATCTGGCAATGGTAATATTTATATAACAGGAAATTTTGAGAGCAATTCAGTTACCTTTGGTTCATATACAATCAACAGCGCAAATTCTAATACGCAAGATGTTTTCGTTGCCAAATTTGATTCTCAAATAAATGCACTATGGGCAAAAGGTAATGGAGGAAATGGTGATGATTTTGCCCATAGCGTTACTGCTGACAATAATGGAAATGTATACATAACCGGAGAATTCCGTAGCACTACACTTTCATTTGGCTCAACAACATTAAATGCTTCTTCTACAACCAACACTGATTTTTTTATTGCCGGATATGATAATGCAGGTAATTCATTATGGGCAAAAAGAGCGGGCAATACATCATATTCTCAGTTTGGCAATAGCATTACAAGCGATATTAATGGTAATATATATGTAACAGGAGAATTTCAAGGTTCTACTATATTATTAGATACTATTTCACTCATTACTGACAATGGCGTAACCTTCGTTGCAAAATATAATTCTTCAGGAAATGTTCTTTGGGCAAAAGTAAGCGGACAAGCATGGCAAACCAGTGGCGGAGGTATGGGTTATGGAATTTGCACTGACCAAAACGGAAATATTTATTTAACTGGAGAATTTCTTGGCACTATTACTTTTGGAACAGATACTATAACTAGTGCAGGTAGTATGGATATTTATTTTGCAAAATACGATTCCTTTGGTAATGCTATTTGGGCTGTAAGAACAGGAGGAAACGGTACGGACGAAGGATTAAATTGTTCTGCCGATGCTAATGGAAATGTTGTCGCCACAGGTATTTTCAGTGCCCCATCAATTACTTTCGGCTCAACTACTTTAACCAATGCAGACAATACTGGAAATACTTATGACATCTTTATTGTCAAATTCAATGGAGTCGTAGGCATAGAGGAGAATTATTTTTATAATTCAATAAATATTTTTCCCAATCCTTTTTCCACGCAGACAACTTTGCAGACAGACAATCTTTTACACAACGCAACTCTCACGGTGGACAACTGTTTCGGTCAGACAGTTGCGCAAATAAAAAATCTCCGTGGACAGACAATCACTTTCAACCGCGACAATCTCGCAAGCGGACTGTATTTCGTTCGGCTGACAGAAGAAAACAAAACCATATCAGTAGACAAATTAGTAATAACCGAATAA
- a CDS encoding T9SS type A sorting domain-containing protein — translation MDNCFGQTVKQIKNISGQTVVFSRDNLASGLYFVRLTQDSKIIAVDKFVIADK, via the coding sequence GTGGACAACTGTTTCGGGCAGACAGTAAAACAAATAAAAAATATTAGCGGGCAGACGGTTGTTTTCTCCCGTGACAATCTCGCAAGCGGACTGTACTTCGTTCGGCTGACACAAGACAGCAAAATAATCGCAGTAGACAAATTTGTAATCGCGGACAAATAA